From a single Vibrio toranzoniae genomic region:
- a CDS encoding low molecular weight protein-tyrosine-phosphatase: MFDKILVVCVGNICRSPTGERVLQQLLPNKNIASAGIAAEKSRLIGKPADDTAILIAAEHGIDVENHQSQQVTPQLCAQYDLILVMEKGHLEALTQISPEARGKTMLFGQWIGQQDIPDPHRQSREAFEHAYKLIDEAAHAWAKKL, from the coding sequence ATGTTTGATAAAATTTTAGTGGTGTGCGTAGGCAATATTTGTCGTTCACCGACGGGAGAACGCGTTCTTCAACAATTGCTTCCCAACAAAAACATCGCCTCTGCGGGCATTGCAGCCGAAAAAAGTCGTTTAATCGGTAAGCCAGCAGACGACACCGCAATTTTAATTGCCGCTGAACATGGTATCGATGTTGAAAATCATCAGTCTCAACAAGTCACGCCGCAGCTTTGTGCTCAGTATGATTTGATCTTGGTGATGGAGAAGGGCCATTTGGAGGCGCTGACTCAAATTTCACCAGAGGCAAGAGGCAAAACCATGCTGTTTGGTCAGTGGATTGGTCAACAAGACATTCCCGATCCGCACCGTCAAAGCCGTGAAGCATTTGAACATGCTTATAAGCTTATTGACGAAGCGGCACACGCTTGGGCGAAAAAGCTGTAA
- the glpQ gene encoding glycerophosphodiester phosphodiesterase, producing MKTTSLSLTFLALSLSANAFADPLVIAHRGASGYLPEHTLPAKSLAYAMKPDYIEQDVVMTKDDQLVVLHDHYLDRVTNVAERFPTRARADGRYYAIDFTLAEIKSLTVTEGFNIDKQGNKVAGFPERFPMWQSDFRVATFAEEIELIQGLNKTLGYDVGIYPEIKAPWFHRHEGKDISKAVLMTLKQYGYLSKDDKVYLQSFDTNELQRINNELMPAMQMDLKLVQLMAYTDWNETMTYQGDKATPYNYDWMFEDEGMEKVASYADGIGPWKPMLVDDASTKSNIMIKPLMKSAKDAGLDVHPYTFRADPGRIPTYADNFDGMLDVFYNQVKVDGLFTDFPDKAVDFLNR from the coding sequence ATGAAAACAACGTCACTGTCTCTGACTTTTTTAGCACTCAGCTTATCGGCCAATGCGTTCGCCGATCCTTTAGTGATTGCGCATCGCGGCGCATCCGGCTATTTACCCGAGCACACTCTGCCCGCTAAATCGCTCGCCTATGCCATGAAACCCGACTATATAGAACAAGATGTCGTGATGACCAAAGACGACCAATTGGTGGTATTGCATGATCACTACTTAGATAGAGTCACCAATGTCGCAGAGCGTTTTCCAACACGAGCACGTGCTGATGGCCGCTACTATGCGATTGATTTTACGCTGGCCGAGATCAAATCACTCACTGTGACCGAAGGCTTCAATATTGATAAGCAAGGGAATAAAGTCGCCGGTTTTCCTGAACGCTTCCCAATGTGGCAGTCTGATTTTCGCGTCGCGACTTTTGCTGAAGAGATTGAGCTAATCCAAGGCTTGAATAAAACATTAGGTTATGACGTGGGTATCTACCCTGAGATTAAAGCACCTTGGTTCCACCGCCATGAAGGGAAAGATATTTCAAAAGCGGTACTGATGACTTTGAAGCAATATGGTTACCTATCAAAAGACGACAAGGTGTATCTACAGAGTTTTGATACCAATGAACTGCAACGCATTAACAATGAACTCATGCCAGCCATGCAGATGGATCTGAAACTCGTGCAGTTGATGGCCTACACAGACTGGAATGAAACCATGACTTATCAAGGCGACAAAGCGACGCCGTACAATTATGATTGGATGTTCGAAGACGAAGGTATGGAGAAGGTTGCGAGCTACGCAGACGGGATTGGTCCTTGGAAACCAATGCTGGTTGATGATGCATCCACCAAAAGCAATATTATGATTAAGCCGTTGATGAAGTCGGCTAAAGACGCCGGATTAGACGTGCACCCTTATACTTTCCGCGCTGATCCGGGAAGAATTCCGACTTATGCGGACAACTTTGATGGCATGCTGGATGTTTTTTACAATCAAGTAAAAGTCGATGGTTTGTTTACCGATTTTCCAGACAAAGCGGTCGATTTCCTTAACCGTTAA
- a CDS encoding polysaccharide biosynthesis tyrosine autokinase — MTTQPSQQAHTNNSDEIDLGKLLGILLDAKWLIMVTTFAFAVFGIAFALLSTPIYKADALIQIEEKSSGGISSMVGDMGELFSQESSATTEVEIIKSRMILGETVDKFNLTTVTSPIYAPIVGKGFARLTGDINHIAVSRFTLPSYASAYAHTIQVVDAEQGTYQLVRDDERVILTGKIGEPATADGYSLFVADFESSNGFEFAIGKRSRLEAIEWLKSSLSLSEQGKQTGILKLSFEGEDKQKISEILNHISQIYFLQNVKRNSAEAEKSLAFLESHLPGIKSELTGYEDVLNNYRQANDSIDLGLEAQSTLKVMVELEAQLNELTFKESEISQRFTKDHPAYKSLLDKRKTLLGEKERLNKQVQKLPKTQREVLRMTRDVEVNQQIYIQLLNKVQELSIIKAGTVGNVRILDDAQAYSRAVKPKKPLIVVLATLLGGMLSVAFVLVKAAFHRGVESPDQIEEIGLPVYAAVPKSDLQVELTNRFKSKKKQTKGTQALLAESNPADLSVEALRGLRTSLHFAMLEAKNNILMISGPAPGIGKSFISTNFAAVAAKTGQKVLLIDADMRKGYLQQSFGVKWDNGLSDVLSSKQDFAQSIKATPVENLDILTRGQVPPNPSELLMHPRFAELMEWASKEYDLVIVDTPPVLAVTDPSIVGAFAGTTLMVARYAQNTVKEIDVARNRFEQSGIEVKGVIFNAIEKTASSSYGYGYYNYAYSSDKK, encoded by the coding sequence ATGACAACACAACCATCTCAGCAAGCACATACTAATAATTCTGATGAGATAGATTTAGGGAAACTGCTTGGCATTCTGTTGGACGCTAAATGGTTAATCATGGTTACCACATTTGCTTTTGCTGTGTTTGGTATCGCATTTGCCCTACTTTCAACCCCGATCTACAAAGCAGATGCTCTTATTCAAATTGAAGAGAAGAGTTCTGGCGGTATCTCATCGATGGTCGGTGACATGGGCGAATTGTTCTCTCAGGAATCCTCTGCCACGACGGAAGTTGAGATCATTAAATCGCGTATGATCTTGGGCGAAACGGTCGATAAATTTAATTTAACCACCGTGACTTCACCTATTTATGCACCCATTGTCGGCAAAGGCTTCGCACGTTTAACTGGCGACATTAACCACATTGCGGTGAGCCGTTTTACCTTGCCAAGTTATGCAAGTGCTTATGCTCACACGATTCAGGTTGTTGATGCCGAACAAGGCACTTATCAACTGGTGCGTGATGATGAGCGCGTTATCTTAACCGGTAAAATCGGTGAGCCAGCAACGGCTGATGGCTACAGCTTGTTTGTGGCGGACTTTGAATCAAGTAACGGCTTTGAGTTTGCTATTGGTAAACGTAGCCGATTAGAAGCCATCGAATGGTTAAAATCTTCGCTGTCTCTCTCTGAGCAAGGCAAGCAAACTGGTATTTTGAAGCTGAGTTTTGAAGGTGAAGACAAGCAGAAGATCTCTGAAATACTCAACCATATTAGCCAGATCTATTTCTTACAAAACGTTAAGCGTAATTCCGCGGAAGCAGAGAAAAGCCTCGCTTTCTTAGAAAGCCACCTTCCGGGTATTAAATCTGAATTGACCGGCTATGAAGACGTACTAAACAATTATCGCCAAGCCAATGATTCGATCGATTTAGGTTTAGAAGCACAGTCAACCTTGAAAGTAATGGTCGAGCTTGAAGCGCAATTGAATGAGTTGACGTTTAAAGAGAGTGAAATCAGCCAACGCTTCACTAAAGATCACCCGGCTTATAAATCGCTGCTTGATAAGCGTAAAACGTTATTAGGTGAAAAAGAACGCCTCAACAAGCAGGTACAAAAACTACCAAAAACACAACGTGAAGTACTGCGTATGACACGTGATGTTGAAGTGAACCAACAGATCTACATCCAGCTACTTAATAAAGTTCAAGAGCTGAGCATTATTAAAGCCGGCACAGTGGGTAACGTTCGTATCTTAGATGATGCCCAAGCGTATTCTCGTGCGGTAAAACCGAAGAAACCACTGATTGTGGTGTTAGCGACGCTTCTTGGTGGCATGTTAAGTGTGGCGTTTGTGTTAGTAAAAGCGGCCTTTCACCGTGGTGTTGAAAGCCCTGACCAAATTGAAGAAATTGGTTTACCTGTGTACGCGGCCGTACCTAAATCTGATTTACAAGTTGAGCTAACCAACCGTTTTAAATCGAAGAAAAAGCAAACGAAAGGGACTCAAGCCCTGCTTGCTGAATCGAACCCTGCGGATCTTTCCGTTGAAGCACTGCGTGGCCTAAGAACCAGTTTGCACTTTGCGATGCTGGAAGCGAAAAATAACATACTGATGATTTCTGGCCCAGCGCCCGGCATTGGTAAGTCGTTTATCTCAACCAACTTTGCTGCGGTTGCTGCGAAAACGGGTCAAAAGGTGCTGCTGATTGATGCCGATATGCGTAAAGGTTACTTACAACAAAGCTTTGGTGTGAAGTGGGATAATGGTCTTTCGGATGTATTAAGCAGCAAGCAAGACTTTGCTCAATCAATCAAAGCAACACCGGTAGAGAATCTCGATATTCTTACGCGCGGCCAAGTGCCACCTAACCCATCTGAATTGTTAATGCACCCACGCTTTGCAGAGTTGATGGAATGGGCATCTAAGGAGTATGACTTGGTGATTGTCGATACTCCACCTGTACTCGCGGTCACCGACCCAAGTATTGTTGGTGCCTTTGCGGGTACCACATTAATGGTGGCGCGTTATGCTCAGAACACCGTTAAAGAGATTGATGTTGCTCGTAACCGCTTCGAACAATCGGGTATTGAAGTGAAAGGCGTTATCTTTAACGCCATCGAGAAGACGGCGTCTAGTTCTTACGGCTACGGTTACTATAACTACGCTTATTCGAGCGATAAAAAATAA
- a CDS encoding NAD-dependent epimerase/dehydratase family protein, with amino-acid sequence MTKYEQIQQELAESPKTWLVTGVAGFIGSNLLEKLLKLDQTVVGLDNFATGHQHNLDEVKGLVSDAQWERFNFIKGDIREPQTCQQAVKGVDYVLHQAALGSVPRSIADPLTTNAANITGFLNMLDAAKEEGVSSFTYAASSSTYGDHPALPKVEENIGNPLSPYAVTKYVNELYAGVYARTYNFKAIGLRYFNVFGPRQDPNGAYAAVIPKWTAAMINGEDIYINGDGETSRDFCFIENTVQMNILAATAEDDAKDNVYNVAVGDRTTLNDLYKAIQSALKECDINATQDPIYRDFRAGDVRHSQADVTKAVNDLDYQPEYRILEGISKAMNWYVKSENNA; translated from the coding sequence ATGACCAAATACGAACAAATCCAACAAGAGCTAGCTGAGTCACCAAAAACATGGTTAGTAACGGGTGTTGCGGGCTTTATTGGCTCAAACCTACTTGAAAAATTACTAAAGCTTGATCAAACCGTGGTGGGGTTAGATAACTTCGCAACGGGGCATCAGCATAACTTAGATGAAGTTAAAGGCTTAGTAAGCGACGCTCAGTGGGAGCGTTTTAACTTTATTAAAGGCGACATCCGAGAGCCTCAAACATGCCAACAAGCCGTAAAAGGCGTTGATTACGTACTGCACCAAGCAGCACTAGGTTCTGTACCTCGCTCTATCGCTGATCCACTTACCACGAATGCAGCAAACATCACCGGTTTTCTAAACATGCTAGACGCTGCAAAAGAAGAAGGGGTAAGCAGCTTTACTTATGCAGCGAGCAGCTCTACATATGGTGACCATCCTGCATTGCCAAAAGTGGAAGAAAATATTGGCAACCCACTTTCGCCTTACGCAGTAACTAAATACGTAAATGAGCTTTATGCGGGTGTATATGCACGTACTTACAATTTTAAGGCGATTGGACTTCGTTACTTCAACGTATTTGGTCCAAGGCAAGATCCAAACGGTGCTTACGCAGCGGTAATTCCAAAATGGACAGCAGCAATGATCAATGGAGAAGATATTTATATCAACGGTGACGGCGAGACAAGCCGAGATTTTTGCTTTATCGAAAATACAGTGCAAATGAATATTCTTGCTGCTACCGCAGAAGATGACGCTAAAGACAACGTATATAACGTTGCGGTAGGTGATCGCACAACACTAAATGATTTATATAAAGCGATACAATCTGCACTTAAAGAGTGCGATATAAATGCGACCCAAGATCCAATATATCGTGACTTTAGAGCCGGTGATGTTCGTCATTCGCAAGCTGATGTAACTAAAGCGGTAAATGATTTAGATTATCAGCCAGAATATCGAATTTTAGAGGGGATTTCTAAGGCGATGAACTGGTATGTTAAGAGCGAAAATAATGCTTAA
- a CDS encoding polysaccharide export protein, with product MKINKNRLLLALLPALLAGCTTPGTHLSTGNKNVIQPSEEQQESDISDVVNLYPLTAQSVSSYRNESLSVSQANPTLDVDIAKYEYQVGVGDILNITIWDHPELTIPAGSYRSSTEAGNWVHADGTIFYPYIGTVEVVGKTVREVRADIAARLAKYIESPQVDVNVAAFRSKKAYVTGEIEKPGQQAITNIPLTLLDAVNRSGGLSEHADWRNVSLTRNGVEESLSLYGLMQRGDLTQNRLLQAGDIVHVPRNDNQKVFVMGEVNDPQLLKIDRVGMSLTEALSTVGGINQLTADATGVFVIRTSDDKSERMADIYQLNMEDASALVIGTEFDLKPYDIVYVTAAPISRWNRVIGQLVPTISGFNDLTEGMLRIRNW from the coding sequence ATTAATAAAAATCGTCTCCTTCTAGCGCTCCTTCCTGCATTATTGGCAGGGTGTACGACTCCAGGAACTCACCTTTCTACTGGCAACAAGAATGTGATTCAGCCTTCAGAGGAACAGCAAGAATCTGATATCTCTGATGTGGTTAACCTTTACCCATTGACGGCTCAGTCAGTATCGAGTTACCGAAATGAATCGTTATCGGTTTCCCAGGCCAACCCGACATTAGATGTTGATATTGCAAAGTATGAATATCAAGTAGGGGTCGGTGATATCTTAAACATCACTATTTGGGATCACCCTGAACTGACCATTCCTGCTGGTTCTTACCGTAGCAGTACGGAAGCGGGCAACTGGGTTCATGCCGATGGCACCATCTTCTACCCGTACATTGGGACGGTTGAAGTTGTCGGCAAAACCGTGCGCGAAGTTCGTGCTGATATTGCTGCTCGTTTAGCCAAGTATATCGAGAGCCCACAAGTCGATGTTAACGTGGCGGCGTTTCGCTCTAAAAAAGCGTATGTCACAGGCGAGATAGAAAAGCCTGGCCAACAAGCCATCACCAATATCCCGTTGACCTTACTGGATGCAGTGAACCGTTCTGGCGGTTTATCTGAACATGCCGACTGGCGTAATGTGTCATTAACGCGTAATGGCGTAGAAGAAAGCCTCTCGCTTTATGGTTTAATGCAACGTGGTGATTTAACACAAAACCGCTTACTGCAAGCGGGTGATATTGTTCACGTGCCGCGTAATGACAATCAAAAAGTATTCGTGATGGGCGAAGTGAATGATCCTCAACTGTTGAAGATTGACCGTGTCGGCATGAGCCTAACGGAAGCCCTTAGCACCGTCGGTGGGATCAACCAACTGACCGCCGATGCCACTGGTGTATTTGTGATTCGAACCTCGGATGACAAATCAGAACGCATGGCGGATATCTACCAACTGAATATGGAAGATGCATCGGCACTGGTCATAGGCACCGAGTTTGATTTAAAACCTTACGATATTGTTTATGTCACCGCCGCGCCAATCAGCCGTTGGAACCGTGTGATTGGTCAGCTTGTACCAACCATTTCGGGCTTCAACGACCTAACCGAAGGTATGTTGCGCATTCGTAATTGGTAG
- a CDS encoding glycosyltransferase has translation MKKNKILHVITGLGDGGAEATLVRLCLADKKNEHIVISLMDSGKYGQYLKDNYVTVEVLNMPKGKVTLKGIIKLYKDIKRIAPDVVQTWMYHADLIGGVTARILGIKNINWGVHHSDLTPANSKKSTIFIAKICSYLSYFIPKNIIFCADSAARVHRKIGYSKRKIKIIYNGYDIKLFDRNNNYSASVKKEFHISEGTILLGMVSRFHPFKDHENLIKALGFLKRKGYSFKCILAGAGMLPGNKSLENWIRCSNVEDEVLLIGSRNDIPRIMNGIDIHLLSSSSEAFPNVLNEAMACGTPCVTTNVGDAAVIVGKTGWVTNAMDPINFSKLIEEAIDEMTLNSKLWEKRCLASRVRIIENYTVQLMKEKYVSVWLDELV, from the coding sequence ATGAAAAAAAATAAGATATTGCATGTCATCACTGGATTAGGAGATGGTGGTGCTGAGGCAACATTGGTACGTTTATGTTTGGCAGATAAAAAAAATGAGCACATTGTTATTTCTTTAATGGATAGTGGGAAATATGGTCAATATCTTAAGGATAATTATGTGACAGTAGAAGTTTTAAATATGCCGAAAGGTAAGGTTACGTTGAAAGGTATAATTAAATTATATAAAGATATAAAAAGAATTGCTCCTGATGTTGTTCAGACTTGGATGTACCATGCTGACTTGATTGGTGGAGTTACTGCTCGTATATTAGGTATAAAAAATATTAATTGGGGTGTTCATCATTCCGACCTTACTCCAGCTAATTCTAAAAAGTCTACTATTTTTATTGCAAAAATTTGCAGTTACTTAAGTTATTTTATTCCTAAAAATATAATTTTTTGTGCTGACTCTGCAGCTCGTGTTCATAGGAAGATAGGGTATTCAAAGAGGAAAATAAAAATAATCTATAATGGATATGATATCAAGCTGTTTGATAGGAATAATAATTACTCTGCAAGTGTTAAAAAAGAGTTCCATATCTCTGAGGGTACAATATTGCTGGGTATGGTTAGTCGCTTTCACCCTTTTAAAGATCATGAAAACTTAATTAAAGCTTTAGGTTTTTTGAAGAGAAAAGGTTACAGCTTTAAATGTATCCTAGCCGGAGCAGGAATGCTTCCTGGAAATAAAAGTTTAGAGAACTGGATTAGATGCAGTAATGTTGAGGATGAGGTGCTATTAATTGGGAGCAGAAATGATATTCCGCGTATAATGAATGGTATAGATATTCATTTGTTGTCAAGTTCTAGTGAAGCTTTTCCTAATGTGTTAAACGAAGCTATGGCTTGTGGAACTCCATGTGTTACAACTAATGTTGGTGATGCCGCTGTAATTGTTGGTAAAACTGGATGGGTAACTAATGCTATGGATCCAATTAACTTTTCAAAACTCATTGAAGAGGCTATCGATGAGATGACATTAAACTCAAAGTTATGGGAAAAGCGTTGTTTAGCATCTAGAGTTCGAATTATAGAAAATTACACCGTTCAATTAATGAAAGAGAAGTATGTAAGTGTTTGGCTAGATGAGTTAGTTTAG
- the tviB gene encoding Vi polysaccharide biosynthesis UDP-N-acetylglucosamine C-6 dehydrogenase TviB, whose amino-acid sequence MDLSVENAKIAIIGLGYVGLPLAVEFGKKSSTIGFDINQVRIDELALGRDSTLECSDNELAEASHLSYTTSLQDLKECNVYIVTVPTPIDEHKQPDLTPLVKASEALGTVVSEGDIIVYESTVYPGATEEDCIPVVERVSGLKFNQDFFAGYSPERINPGDKEHRVTNILKVTSGSTPEVAEYVDQLYKRIITAGTHKASSIKVAEAAKVIENTQRDVNIALINELSIIFNKLGIDTLEVLEAAGTKWNFLPFRPGLVGGHCIGVDPYYLTHKAQTVGYHPEMILAGRRLNDGMGQYVVSQLVKKMLTKRIHVEGANVLLMGLTFKENCPDLRNTKVVDIVSELKEYNINVDIMDPWCSSEEAQHEYGLTLCEKEQQNHYDAIIMAVSHNEFKEMGVEKIRSFGKSEHVLYDLKYVLDKESVDMRL is encoded by the coding sequence ATGGATTTGTCAGTAGAAAATGCAAAAATTGCAATAATTGGCTTAGGTTACGTTGGTTTACCTTTGGCCGTAGAGTTTGGTAAAAAGTCGTCAACAATTGGCTTTGATATTAACCAAGTACGTATTGATGAACTGGCACTTGGTCGTGATAGTACGCTAGAGTGTAGTGACAATGAACTTGCGGAAGCCTCTCACCTTTCTTACACCACCTCTCTTCAAGACTTAAAAGAGTGCAATGTCTATATTGTTACCGTTCCAACCCCCATTGATGAGCATAAACAACCCGATCTAACACCATTGGTTAAAGCGTCAGAAGCGTTAGGCACAGTGGTATCAGAAGGCGATATTATTGTTTATGAATCAACTGTTTACCCTGGCGCGACAGAAGAAGATTGCATTCCAGTTGTTGAGCGTGTTTCTGGCCTTAAGTTTAACCAAGACTTTTTTGCTGGTTACTCACCTGAACGTATTAATCCAGGTGATAAAGAACACCGCGTGACTAATATCTTAAAAGTAACCAGTGGTTCGACACCAGAAGTGGCTGAATACGTAGATCAACTTTACAAGCGCATTATCACCGCTGGCACACACAAAGCATCTTCTATCAAAGTGGCAGAAGCGGCAAAAGTGATTGAAAACACGCAACGTGATGTAAACATTGCCTTGATTAACGAACTTTCAATCATTTTTAATAAGCTTGGTATTGATACGTTAGAAGTACTTGAAGCTGCGGGCACAAAATGGAACTTCCTTCCATTCCGCCCGGGCTTGGTCGGTGGCCACTGTATTGGTGTGGATCCTTATTACCTAACGCACAAAGCGCAAACAGTGGGTTACCATCCAGAGATGATCTTAGCGGGGCGCCGACTAAATGATGGTATGGGGCAGTATGTTGTTTCTCAATTAGTTAAAAAAATGCTGACAAAACGCATTCACGTAGAGGGTGCAAACGTACTGTTGATGGGGCTAACTTTTAAAGAGAACTGTCCCGACCTACGCAATACTAAAGTGGTTGACATTGTCTCTGAATTGAAAGAGTACAACATTAATGTAGACATTATGGACCCATGGTGTTCAAGCGAAGAAGCGCAACACGAATACGGCCTAACTTTGTGTGAGAAAGAACAACAAAATCATTACGATGCAATCATCATGGCTGTATCTCACAACGAATTCAAAGAGATGGGCGTAGAAAAAATCCGCTCGTTTGGTAAATCAGAGCATGTTCTGTATGACTTGAAGTACGTTCTAGACAAAGAAAGTGTGGATATGCGTCTTTAA
- the glpT gene encoding glycerol-3-phosphate transporter, giving the protein MFGIFKPMAHIDRLSADKVDGTYARLRWQLFLGIFVGYAGYYLVRKNFSLAMPYLIEQGFSRGELGVALAAVSIAYGLSKFLMGSVSDRSNPRYFLSGGLLMSALVMFCFGFMPWATGSITAMFILLFLNGWFQGMGWPACGRTMVHWWSRKERGEIVSVWNVAHNVGGGLIGPMFLLGLWAFNDDWRTAFYVPAFFATLVAVFVWFTVRDTPQSCGLPPIEEHKNDYPDDYNTSHETEMTAKEIFFKYVFSNKLLWSIAIANAFVYLIRYGVLDWAPVYLKEAKDFSVDKSSWAYFLYEWAGIPGTLLCGWISDKLFKGRRAPAGILFMVLVTVAVLVYWLNPAGNPTVDMLALIAIGFLIYGPVMLIGLYALELAPKKAAGTAAGLTGLFGYLGGAVAANAVLGFMVDHYGWDGGFIILVGACVASIICLLYAFLGERAHHKQKDIEREKEALA; this is encoded by the coding sequence ATGTTTGGAATATTCAAACCTATGGCGCATATCGATCGCTTATCAGCCGATAAGGTTGATGGCACCTATGCGCGATTACGCTGGCAGCTTTTTCTCGGCATCTTCGTTGGTTACGCGGGTTACTATTTAGTCCGCAAAAACTTTAGTTTGGCGATGCCCTATCTTATTGAGCAGGGGTTCAGCCGAGGAGAGCTAGGGGTAGCGTTGGCGGCCGTCTCTATCGCTTACGGTTTATCAAAATTTTTAATGGGCAGCGTGTCTGATCGCTCCAACCCTCGTTATTTCCTCAGTGGTGGCTTGTTAATGTCGGCGCTGGTGATGTTCTGCTTTGGCTTTATGCCATGGGCAACCGGCAGCATTACCGCGATGTTTATCCTGCTGTTTTTGAATGGTTGGTTTCAAGGTATGGGCTGGCCAGCTTGTGGGCGAACGATGGTTCACTGGTGGTCACGCAAAGAACGTGGCGAGATAGTGTCGGTATGGAATGTCGCTCATAACGTTGGCGGCGGATTGATTGGTCCAATGTTTTTATTGGGGCTTTGGGCTTTCAACGATGACTGGCGCACCGCTTTTTATGTTCCTGCATTTTTTGCCACTCTCGTCGCTGTTTTTGTTTGGTTTACGGTAAGAGATACCCCTCAATCTTGTGGCCTACCACCGATTGAAGAACACAAAAACGATTACCCAGACGACTACAATACGTCCCATGAGACAGAAATGACGGCGAAGGAAATTTTCTTTAAGTATGTCTTCTCTAATAAGTTGTTGTGGTCTATCGCGATCGCAAATGCGTTTGTTTACCTTATCCGTTATGGTGTACTCGATTGGGCGCCGGTTTACTTAAAAGAAGCGAAAGACTTCTCGGTGGATAAATCGTCTTGGGCTTATTTCTTGTATGAGTGGGCTGGTATTCCGGGCACCTTATTATGTGGTTGGATTTCAGATAAGCTGTTTAAGGGCCGCCGTGCACCAGCTGGGATTCTCTTTATGGTTTTGGTCACCGTCGCCGTATTGGTGTACTGGCTAAACCCAGCCGGTAACCCAACGGTTGATATGCTGGCACTGATTGCGATTGGTTTCCTTATTTACGGCCCTGTGATGCTGATCGGTTTGTATGCGCTTGAACTGGCACCGAAAAAAGCCGCGGGTACGGCGGCAGGCCTCACCGGGCTATTTGGTTACTTAGGTGGTGCGGTTGCTGCCAATGCGGTACTTGGCTTTATGGTGGATCACTACGGCTGGGATGGTGGTTTCATTATTTTGGTCGGTGCTTGTGTCGCTTCAATCATTTGTCTGCTTTACGCCTTCTTGGGTGAGCGTGCACACCACAAACAAAAAGATATCGAACGAGAGAAAGAAGCGTTAGCTTAA
- a CDS encoding N-acetylmuramoyl-L-alanine amidase, with protein MSNTPPATDRVPHQPLAASVLQEQDDSQKSPYSEEPTGSQEQAHSEKQAGEVEFIPSLDPCLPSASYSFSLVSVLLRLPHCPPYSFITVHCSATPSEQDVHVADIRRWHKKRGWRDVGYHFVIRRNGDVELGRPLSQTGAHVKGHNKGNIGVCMVGGCNSELQPEDNFTLAQRKALFGLVAALQEQFLISDENVKGHKDWGVNKACPVVRLRAD; from the coding sequence TTGTCAAACACTCCACCAGCAACTGATCGAGTTCCACACCAGCCGTTAGCCGCGTCTGTTTTGCAAGAGCAAGATGATTCGCAAAAGTCGCCCTATTCAGAAGAGCCGACTGGTTCGCAAGAGCAGGCTCATTCCGAAAAACAAGCGGGCGAGGTGGAGTTCATCCCTTCGTTAGATCCTTGTTTGCCTTCAGCCTCCTATTCTTTCAGCCTGGTTTCGGTGTTACTCCGCTTACCTCATTGCCCGCCCTACTCTTTTATTACTGTGCATTGCAGCGCCACACCGTCGGAGCAAGATGTTCACGTCGCCGATATTCGCCGATGGCATAAAAAGAGAGGCTGGCGCGATGTGGGGTATCACTTTGTGATTCGTCGCAATGGGGATGTCGAACTGGGTAGGCCGCTGTCGCAAACCGGCGCGCATGTGAAAGGACACAACAAGGGCAATATTGGCGTTTGCATGGTCGGTGGTTGTAATTCCGAACTGCAACCAGAAGATAACTTCACGCTTGCACAGCGTAAGGCACTGTTTGGTTTGGTGGCGGCCTTGCAAGAGCAGTTCTTGATTTCAGATGAGAATGTGAAGGGGCATAAAGATTGGGGGGTAAATAAGGCGTGTCCGGTGGTGAGGCTAAGAGCTGATTAG